The genomic segment ATGACCAACTTGCTTCTCTATTAGGCGTCCTCCTACGATTTCGTGAAAGAAAGATTGGGTTTTCTGGAGACATCAAGGAAATGTTTCTTCGTGTAGGTATAATAGAAGAAGATCAACATGCACAACGATTCTTGTGTCGCAATGGTAGCTCTGATAATCCTTGGAAGTTTATGTCATGACTGTGATGACCTTCGGGGCTACGGGGCTTCGGGGCTTTGTTAAAAACGCTAATGCGAAGAAATTTAGCGTAAAATATCCTAGCGCTGTTGATTCCATAGTAAAGAATCATTATGTCGATGATCTCTTAGAATCAACAGACACTGAGGATGAAGCCATCCAATTAGCAAAAGAAATTGCCTTAATTCACGCCAGCAGAAATTTTGAAATAAGAAACTGGAGATCAAACTctgaaaaattaatgaaaatcatGAACACCACCTACGGAAATAACGAGGAAGTCAACCTAGATCTAGGAAACAATAAGAGCATGGAGAAGGTTCTAGGAATGTGGTGGGATTTAAAGggagataattttattttcaatttaaaatgtaataaagGAAACA from the Diabrotica undecimpunctata isolate CICGRU chromosome 1, icDiaUnde3, whole genome shotgun sequence genome contains:
- the LOC140433018 gene encoding uncharacterized protein; protein product: MTVMTFGATGLRGFVKNANAKKFSVKYPSAVDSIVKNHYVDDLLESTDTEDEAIQLAKEIALIHASRNFEIRNWRSNSEKLMKIMNTTYGNNEEVNLDLGNNKSMEKVLGMWWDLKGDNFIFNLKCNKGNRDVLSGLRKPTKREILQILMSVYDPLGLLANFLIYVKIL